Genomic DNA from Magnolia sinica isolate HGM2019 chromosome 4, MsV1, whole genome shotgun sequence:
GTGGTGAGGTAGGGCGCTTCAAGACTCTTTCCCAACCCTGGAAAATCTAGCCCGTGATCAACTTATCCAAGTCTCACAATGTTGTTCTGTTTCCAGTGGTGTTATGGTGTGGTGTTCCCCATGTCGTAGGAGCTTGTCAGATGAAGAAGTCGTAGAGTTTATTCGTTTGTTGGATCACCTCAAGCATGATTTGCCATCTCCTGGGGAAGACTCTTTGTTTTGGAAATGGCACAAACCTAGGAGGTTTACTGTAGTGACTTTCTTTGAGTCCATCTCTCATGACCTTGGCTTTCAAGGTCCCTCCCATCCCTATCTCCATGGGCACTATGTGGCCCCTCCTCGGATAGCAGCTTTTGTTTAGCCGGTTGGTCGTATGAGAATCCTCACTATCGATAACTTACAACAGAGGTCTCTAGTCCTTCCGAATATATGCTTGATGTGTATGAAAGATGCAAAATCTACTAATCACTTATTCATTCATTGAGCTTTCGTTCCAGAAGTGTGGAACTTCTTCCCTGTCGAATCAAACATGGCTAGGGTTATGTTGGAGTTGGTGCAGGAATTTatttgggcttggcatggagcAGGAAGTGGGAAGGCAAAGAAAGTCATATGGAGGCTTATTGCTATGGCAGTCTTTTAggcgatttggaaagaaagaaatgagcgATGTTTTCGAAACGGGAGGTCTTCAGTTCGCAGGGTGATTAATGTAGTGGTGGAGCTTGTTAAGGGTTGGGCGCCTTACCCTCAGCCAGCTATGGCTGTttgatttcctttttctttagttCCCTTTGCCCTGTATTCTTTTCCTGTCTTTTGGTGGgcttttaataaattttgttctctcaaaaaaaaaaaaaagacattcaTTACGAGTTCATTAGGGTCCACCGACCATGAAAATTGGAAGCCCCAAAAATCAAGACGATCCAAACCATCACATAAACAAGATCGAACACAcacgcatatggcattttgggtaaTTTATCAACTAGGAAACAAACTGAGAGCAACACAAGCACAAAAGGTGTCAACAATAATACCAGGCCCATTTACAAGCATGCGGGCAAATCTTTTGTGATCTCAATTGTACGGAAAATAAATGATAGGAAGAAACTTGCCTTCACAATCAGATCATCAATGACTACTTCATCCATGGGGGAACCAAAGGAGATATTAAGTAAACGCTTTCCCTCTGACACAAATAAGAAGTCTTGGAGTGGTAAGCCATAGCCAATTGTAAACAATGTTCTCCAGCCACCAAACATTGGATACCGAGGTTCAATTTCCAGTTCAGTCTGCAAATAAAGATATATTTCAGGTGAAACGTACAGATAGCACTGCCAAATATCTCACTTTACTGTGCAACCTCTCTCCCTCTACCAAGAATTATTCCTCACGCATACATTAAAGtaaagaggaattattgggtTCTGTGCATCAGGACGTGCCCAGTTTGTACAATTGGGGCCCCTAGTTCTGTATCCAGACAATTAATATGATACGCCCACCAGGGAAGGGGATGCCTGTTGAAATCCCCTGAGGCCTTTTTCATACAGTTGTTCCATCTTCTCTTAAACATCTATTCTAGTCCACAGATTGAAGGGTTACAATCTTCTAATCTGGGAGCTTTTGAGGAATCCCACATCCACAAGCATCACCGATCAGATCAAAGGCTGGATGGTCGGACCATAGGCTCCACTCTGTAGAATAAGACATCAGGATTCAGGGCACTTCATGTTCTGATGCATCAAGACCCAATAGTTCCTCATAATTAAAAGAGCTCACGGTGGCCAGAATCTCCATGAATTAAACATTGTCACCTTTCTGGAATCACCCCATAGATGTGATGTAGAAACATTGCCAATTTCATCTCTGTAATAAACAGAATGAGCTCTCGGTGGCAATCTTGCAAtcaaatgcctaaaagatgatgcCCCTCTTACAGAAGGTCTAGCTTGATACTCAATTCTGCAATATGAGAGGAGAATGAGATAAAGAGTACTGATCAGTTACATAATGGTTCGAAAGTACTGGTGCGAGAAGAGATCGAACAAAGAAATGAACCTGGAAAATCCCCCTTTGTTGCGAGCACCTCCATGGACAAGGTTGTAATGCTCTGTGATCTGCACATTGCCCCAATGTGAAATTTCTATCTCTCGTATCAACTCCTGTGCCACTGCAAAAGGTCGATTATTCTCAAAATGAATAACTACAGGGTTGTATGAGAAGGGAGGAAGACTCTCATATGGCCCATATTTTATCTCTGAATCTACAAGCTTGGTATTCTGAAGTTTCGTGTATGATTCAACTCTTGCACTAGGTAATCGAACACTGAGTGATTGGACTGTAACTTGATAAGGAGAAAGATAGACAGCACTGTCCTGGAACAAGACAAGCTGCGTATCAGCTTGAGTTATCTCCTCTGGGAATGGCTCTAGAGAATGGGTAAATACTGCCAACACATCCAGGGATAAACTTTCACTCTTCCCCAATCCCTTGAGTAAAGACACTGAATAGACTGTCAAATTTGGGGGCATTCCTCCAGGCTGAACGGCTTCAACAGGGAGATTGACAATAGAaccttttgtttttccttttccttcATTACATGATGCTGACAAATATGCCAAGTTTTTGGCCTGGAAATCAGGAATGGACAATAAAACATCTGACACCGCATGAGGTCCCTCGTTCACCACCTATAAAAATAGAACCAAATAAacaaacaaaattaaattaaaagtaACCGGTTAGAATCTAGAAAAGCAAATGGCCACGCAGAACAAATTCCCAAGAAGTGCAGATCACTTAGTCTTCAATGTTCACTAACTAGAATCTAGATAAGTAAATGGCCGTGCAGAACAAATTCACAAGTGAAGATCACTTCATCCTCAAGGTTCATAAGACAATGCACCATCAACATGTAAAATTTTCTTGATGAAAAATTCGCCTAATTAGTAAGCTATGCAATTGAAGATGTCATAAGCTGAAATTTTTATTTACTTAGTTCTAAAACGTTAAGTGGAGGTGCATTGGATGTTTATGCACTGCCTTGGGAAATGAAGCCACACCAATAGTGCTCTACAGTACTTAAGATGAATCAATAATAACAAACACATGAGCTCAATCTTTATGTCTGCCTCATTGCCCTGAGAAGTGAGAACACAACCTCCTCATAGAGGCCCCAAACAGCTCAGACGCAATCTTTAATTCTAGAACGCCTTGGttttatacaaatcaaagttaATATtgtgaaaagtagaaaagaatgGTAAGGACAAAGCCTGAGAGCAGgagaaaaaatctttaaaatatatatatatatatatatatatatatatatatatatatataaacaaagacagaagaagaagaggaagtgtTGTGGAAATGACCACACATTCAAAATTGATCAAGCAAAAAAGTACTGACGCGTTGCTAAAAGCATGTAGAATATTTCAAACTTTTGAAGACTCAACGAGGAATATATGTGAAGGGGTAAACTTCTACCAGAGGACTTTTGAGTGTATCAACAGTAATTTGGTTTGTGGACTGTTGTGgctccaacaacaacaacagcaaaaaAGAAAGACCCTGCAATGGCTATATCCTCATCACACTGCAGTGGATCAATCCCTTCAGAACTCAAAAGTGAGAAGTTGAAAGCCCATAAAAGCAGCAAAAACTAATAAATAAATGCAGATCATCAAACAGAATATTAACGGAGCTGAACCCAGACACTCCCAAGCAAAGGAGGCATCTCTTCCACTCCCCCCAAGGGCCTGGGGTGACATTTTGATCATTCACTGAGCACTGACTTCATCAATTTGAGAAATTAAAAATCAGCATGTTCCAAGGCCTACTCAAAGTTCTAGCTTATAGCATGCGATCACTCTCCTTCCATCAGTTTCAAATGGATCATTCTGAAGGCTGTCTGAGTTCAGGAACACTTGAGGTCTGTCGCCGCTTGGCCATAGGTCATGCTAACTTTTAGAATGCACCCTATTCATCCAAGATGAATCTGCACAGAAGTTTTATCCAGTTTGGCAACAATCGTTAGCTTAGTGGAGATTTGATCAAGATAATTGCGCAGGGGGTATGAATCTGTCAAAGGCTTCAACAAGCCTCTGATCTTTTAAATTCCAGAAAACTGATGCCCCTTTGAAATAGGTACCAACCATGCAATATCACTCATCACACTGCAGTGAACCAATTCCTCCTCAAACTTGAAAGTAAGAAATAGTCAAGCTAAAACAGCATCATAGTACTGGTGCCTAGTGAACCTCTGCCATTTCGAATCAAACTTGAGGCATAGTGACTTCCACAGGTCGTGTCCAGGTGCACCCATACCCAGATAGATCAGGCCCTGGGTCCTGTTCAATCAGGTCCCATGGGGTCCAGATACTACATTTGAAATCATAAAACTAGAACCAACCAGGTTCGGGTACTCATCACTTACTACCCATCAGTTCTTTGGAGCTTGGCTACAGGTAGGGTCTAAGTTCTGGTTTACTGTTTGGGTTCAGATTGTTTACTACCTtgcattgttgtcaaatgcgatcgcatatacgcatatgcgatcgcatatgtgcatactgttgatcaaatcgcatatgccacgatcctggcaagtatgccatggcatacttttatatgcaaccaatatgcgatcgcaaatgtgagtatgcaatcgcatatgcatggcatacttttatatgcaaccaatatgcgatcgcaaatgtgagtatgcaatcgcatactgcatatgcgatcgcatattttccAATAGCCAAGAGAggaagaaatttttttaatttttttttattttaaatttggagaacttttgcctatatATGTACTCAATTCCCCTCccttttcactattctttactccgaagctctaaatctcttactctttctctcttacacctctttctctcttactctaatctctctacaattatttcaattatgtttattttttgtattttataagttgtgcttactttttaTAAATTAAGatgtaagttataacttgtaagttgtttcaagttatccatctATCAGTTCTTTGTTCGAAGTTTATAAAAATTAGTTACCTTTTAATGCAGCTTTttaattgttttgttaaaatttatataatataatataagtaattaaatatatcacttaatgaaacactcaaactataatgaaataagtaaaataacccaacccaatcatgtgtactaattagacgagtttttccttcttttttttaagaattttttttttcaaattttaaaattttttattattttcaaaaaaatatgccatggcatatgcgatgcgatcgcatatgtgaacAGCATATGCTGATcacatgcgatcacatatgcgatttgacaacattgctacCTTGCATTGATATGATCATACATAAGTTTTCATTTTGAATCATTTCACATCTACAGATACTAAAAGTATATGGACAGCTCCGATTTACATGCGACACTGCCTGTATTATTTTGAATAATGGATGTACCATATTCTGGTGCAACAAAAGCTCTCCCATATCATCTCCCCTAAACAGTGAAGATAATTAGAACTGCTGTGATTGAGGTCTGCTGGTCCTATGCTCACGCGCGATTATGCATGTAGCCCTGATCACTTAAATGCCAGTGCATGTGCCACATGGCAGACATGTGAAATCCAATGGCTCCATAAGGGGGGCCacaactagggctgtacacgagccaagctagctcgaaaagctcgctcggcttggCTCTAGCTTGGCTCGatatagctcgacttgactcgactcgaacgatGACTCGAGGCGcaccaagcttcatatgactcAACTCATTTTAAAAACATTCAAACATGGTAGAGcttaactcaactcgactcgaacctggctcggctcgactcgaatatatatatatatatatatatatatatatatatatatatatatatatatatatatatatatatatatatatatatatatatatatatatatatatataattaaaaaatagaagtattgtgcagcttacgctacatgctacgctatttcgctacacgctacgctatttcgctacacgctacggaaGGTTGaatgctacgcaacacgctaccgctatttctctctcgctctctctctctctctctctctctctatctatatatatatatatatatatatatatatatatatatatatatatatatatatatatatatatatatatatatattcttaattgaatatttgattcgAGGGTTGGGTTAGTTGGGTCAGGTTGCTAGGTTGTGTCAGGTGCAGGTTGCATCGGGTTGGGAGCAGACTCGCCTCAACTCGAGGTAAGCTTGCAttgactcgatccactagctcgccttgaaaggtttggcaaacaagccaagctccaataaTAAGCtggaggccgagctcgagctcgaactcgaggagagtacggacaagccaagccaagcttgtcccacctcgacttgactcggctcgatgtacagccctagccACAACCTGTAGATACTATGGCCCGAAATTCAGGTCAGTCCACTCAGGTAGACCACAGTGCATGAAACAAACGGATCGATAACAAAAGCTTTTTCTAGCCgttcattttatttattaatgGCACAGACCAGATAAGTAAATGTGCCACATTTTTAGGCTCAGGAATCTAAACAGCGTATCCCACATGATGTACACTGCTCAGATATTACACATGTGAGTCACAATAGCATGTACAATGGCATGCAATACACACAAGTTAAAGCCAGGTACCCAATGGGTATCggtgacccaacccaacctgatttTTTAACTGGGTCTATTATGATGGAACAGACCCAACCCGATTTTCAAAATGAATGTGAAAAAAATTACCCAGATCCATTTAAAAagcactattttttttttaatagcaagGAAAAGGAATAGCCACGCACCTTTAGTGTTGAAGAGACACGTACAACATGTGAAGTCAAATCAATCtgcagtaaaaaataaaaataaaaatgggtcATCAATTGCAATAACAACGATCAAGAATGACTCCAGAAATTTACTAAAGAAAAGAGAGATCACATGGATGCAAATGCATGATGGTTTAAAATGCGTCCAAATTCGTATATAGTGCTTAATGTGGTCAAAAATAGGCCTTTGAATCGTGGCAACCAATGATCAATGTATCAATGATATCAGCCAATGCTACCAATATTGCACTTATGCAATACGAAACTCAGGGGTCTTTGCAAAATCCCCCATATCACGCGATATATCGCATGTATCACAATATATCAATCATCTCCAAAAGCCATTTTATGTCAGATTTTTGGGGGATCTGTTCCTAAGCGTGTTTTAACAACTCTATTCTAGTTGTTTTGCATCAAAACACAATTTTGGCGGAGAAATCACTACCCAAGATAGGAATTGAGCCCAAGGTATGCAAAATTGGTTATGTAACGGCcaatacgtaatggtaacggttgGTACTGTTACACAATGGTTACGTCTATTTCCCTCACCCCTCTCactttttgttcttttttaaaACAAAACCCAAACGTCCGATTGACAAGTGGAGACTGTCAAAACTTTGACAGCCATCTACCCTCCAAAATCTAGCCCCTATTACAGCCTATTAAAGTCCCCAAAATCTCAACCCTATTACAGCCCATTAAAAGCCCCAAAAACCAGTCCTATTCCTGTCCAAATCAAGCCCAATTATAGTTCATTAAAAGCCCTATTCCAGCCCATTAAAAGCTTCAAAAACCAGCCATGTTCTAATCAAAATTAAGCCCCTATCCCAGCCTATTAGAAGTCCAAAATCCAAACTATTAACCATCCAAATCTAGCCTTCTTTCAACCCATTAAAGCCTAGAATCACAGCCCATTAACAATTTTATGTTCTAAACCAGAAATTGCAACATATTTTGTCCGTTACTTTGTCGTCGTCACACCCTGATACGATGTCTACCAGTAGTGGTCACATTGATTCTTCCTAAATAGTTACCTCCTGGATCCTCGAAAAAGCTCCATCATTGCAATGTGGGGCTGGTCAAAatcattatataaaaaaatagtgCTAAAGCTTATGTTTTAGATCACCCACTAGATTTACCCATCGGCCATCTTTCAATGTAGAAGATCTTTCCATCTATCATGGGCATCATATTAATGATGATATCAAGAATAAGTTGTCATACTTCCGACCATTTTGCCACCTACAGATATGATTATTGACGTTCTCAACAACCAGATCGTCTCCACGTGCGAAGGTGGTTACCAAAAGTTTCTCGACCGTTGGCAAGGAAGGCCCACTACATGAATCACAGCTACAAACTTCCAGTGCCTGAATCCTAACCTCTATGAGCAATATCAGGCCATTAACTGGCTGGAATTGAGTTCTTTCACACTAGGGAGGCTGAACTGCGCCCAAGATCCATGGGTCCCAAGCCCCATAGCTAGCCCATCAATAAGGACACCCAAGCCCCCTATTCCAGGAGCTAGCTATGCAACAATCAATCAGTCAAATCTTCTTAAATTCATTCTTATCACATAAGCATCTTTTTATTACTTTTCTATTTTTGTAATAAGTCATTGGTTGTCAATGACATATGAGTCTAAATTCTTTGTATGTCTAAGAAGCCTATTTAAAGGCCTTACATGAATAGTCTCAAGGCACCCTTGAATTAAATAAAATTCCTGAATTTTTTTCTACTTTGATTGAAGGTACCTACACTTAGGCGGATCCTTCCCATCAGCCAGCTgcaccaaaaaataataataataataataataataaatgacaaAAACCATATTTTCATTTCCAATAATTTCTTAGAAATGAAAACAACTGGGTTATGCTCATAAATCATTCTCAGTTTTGCCAGTGGGCATTTGTTGGCATGTATTCTTTAGTGTGATGATGTTTTTTGGTTTTTGCTATTTAAGCCTTTGTTGAACATAATTGAGCCATTCATCAACAAAATACTAAAAGAAAGAAATCTTGGAAATAGCATTCTCAAGGAAACAACATTTCCTCACTTTCTTCCCTAAATCATATATACACTATGGGCctattttgatggaggttgaaggAAAACTAGCAGAAGCATTCAGTTTATGTCGACAAGATATTTTTAAGACTTCTCTTTAGCAAAATAAACAAGTGCAGAAGGTTCTCTTCCCCTAGCGCTGATGTCATTTTTTTTGGGTAAAATAATTGGGCGTTGATGTCAATTTACCATCTGCTAATGTCAAACGTTTGCTTTCCCTTGTATTCCCCTAGTTTACCCCCAAACCAATCATGCCCTAAAGGGTAAAAATGAGAATTGTGACGATCCATCCACATGCGCACAAGGCATCCACATAGCATAAATGTACCTCAACTTAACCTGTCCAAATTGTAGGCCCTACTATAGATGGATCATTTAGcaaaaatcacaatgattggaCAAAACTGTCAAGAAGGGGTGTAAATGGGCCAGGTACAAGTCAGGTATAGGAGTGCCCATACCCATGCCGGGCCTGAAATGGGCACCCATACCTGTACCTTCTTAGTTGTTACCATTGTTGTCGAATCATATATGCGATCATGTGGGATTGCATATGCctatgcacatatgcgatcgcatttttttttgaaaaattaaaatatatatatatatatatatatatatatatatattagggaaaaattcaaaaaattgtaaaaaaatataagaaactgaggagaacttttctaagttaatagataactaattttacatgtttaaaatacatttgagagagataaaatcaattaaacatcaagttatccacatttaacaatatagttaacaagaagtaacaacaaaatcaacaagctatttatttattatggtagaaaatcaacaagctatcttccttgaaacttaaaagtgcttgaatcttgatcttccaacttccaagagagagggaatgtaagagagagagagagagagagagagattaagatcacttggaagtgggtccttactcttgcccgagtggtagactcccaggagtttcaactcccggtcaagggttcgagtacccatgggtggtgaaattccaccagcatgagtgtgtggggtgtgtgtgcatgtgtaaaaaaaaaaaaaagatcacttGGACGTAGGAAatacaagagagagggagattaagaccacttgtaattaataaatgtaagagaaaaatagagtaagagagttttggagtgagaatattgcaaatggaggagatttagaagcctttttatagacaaaatgttatttttttgcaaaaaaaataaaaaataaataaataaaattcaatgtgccatggccaatataTGATCACATATGCTACATGCGATCGCctacatcgcatatgcgatcgcatattttcgcatatgcaacatatgcgatcgcatatgtgccagattgcatatgccatgatcgcatatgcaatctgcatatcgcatatgcgcatatgtgatcgcacatgacaacaatggttGTTACTTGTTAGTGAACCCACTACAGCATCGGGTGCccatttatgatttgattttttattttttttttgaaagatgaagaattTCATTAAAAGGGaaaggcaaaaaacaaaaaacaaaaaacagctGCTGAGGAGGCAGCTGGCCATTACACcccaaggaaaaaagaaatcttGACCGTAAAGGTCCTTGACATTTGAGGCCCACTCGATCATGAGACACTTAGCCTTAGTAGCGACCGAACCAGCCGAGTTGGAGATATTCCTGAAGCATCTACTATTCCTCTCCCCCCACATTGACCACCAGACAGCAAGAACCGACATCCTCCAAATAATCGTCTTCACCTTGCCCAAATACATTCCCTGCCAAGCATGAAGGAAATGGCTAACCTCCCCTGGGGAACACCAGTGAACATTGAAAGCGTTTAAAATCTCTGCCCAAATCAATGTAGCGAAATTGCAGTGCAGCAGCAGGTGATCCACAATCTCTTCGGCCCACATGCAACATAAGCATATATTGGATAAGATCATGCCTTTCTTCCTTAGATTGTCTACCATAAGAATCTTCTTTTTCCCTGCCAGCCAACCGAAAACAAGGATTTTTGGAGGGGCATCGTATTTCCAAAGAAAGGAGAGATTTGGCTTTAGATTGTGTTTCAGTCTGTGCATCTGGTTATATAGGGACCAAACCGAAAAGGAGGACGATTTGTCTGGTTTCCAGAAAATAGAGTCTAGAGACGAGGGCGAAGGGGCTGACGAGTAGAGGCATTCCAGGAGACCCGTGAAATCCGGAATCTCCCAGTCTTGAAGGCTTCTTCGACAAGTCACATTCCAAACGATTTTTCCGTCCATTTCATAGTAGTTGTCCGCAACAAACGAATTCTTGGATACAGCGATCTGGTAGGAGAAGGGGAATCTGCTTCTGAGCGTCTGCTCGCCTATCCATATGTCATCCCAAAACCGGATTTTGTTACCTTTGCCAAGGACGAAACCAATGCTTGGCCGAACAACCCTCATCATCTCCATAATTCCTTTCCATATGTGTGAGACTTTTTGAGACGGTAATTGTTTAACCCACCAGCCACTAGGAGAAGTACCATATTTTCCTTTAATGATAGAGTTCCATAGAGTTCCCTCTTCAAATCCAAGCCTCCATATCCACTTACCTAGGAGCTC
This window encodes:
- the LOC131243144 gene encoding dolichyl-diphosphooligosaccharide--protein glycosyltransferase subunit 1A encodes the protein MGSRFALILALIAILWTSVFSDLIISKLDRRIDLTSHVVRVSSTLKVVNEGPHAVSDVLLSIPDFQAKNLAYLSASCNEGKGKTKGSIVNLPVEAVQPGGMPPNLTVYSVSLLKGLGKSESLSLDVLAVFTHSLEPFPEEITQADTQLVLFQDSAVYLSPYQVTVQSLSVRLPSARVESYTKLQNTKLVDSEIKYGPYESLPPFSYNPVVIHFENNRPFAVAQELIREIEISHWGNVQITEHYNLVHGGARNKGGFSRIEYQARPSVRGASSFRHLIARLPPRAHSVYYRDEIGNVSTSHLWGDSRKTELEIEPRYPMFGGWRTLFTIGYGLPLQDFLFVSEGKRLLNISFGSPMDEVVIDDLIVKVVLPEGSKDISVSAPFPTKQWEEIKYSHLDIIGRPVVVLHKKNVVPEHNVHFQVYYKFNNLSLLWEPMMLISGFFFLFVACIVYVHSDISISKSSASYLAKLQWEEVQATVQQVQNVINRCLSVHDKLEASLHDLSRMGDVQACKAARKAADGLLKEYAKELKPLLVFLQSSPQAAHILPKVEELVAKEREMQERLMLKHSTVVECYEKKSGGREIENRVASHQQKLTALRHEVDDLLDTVDEI